The following DNA comes from Camelina sativa cultivar DH55 chromosome 14, Cs, whole genome shotgun sequence.
AGTAAGAAGATAATCGTTTCTTCTGTTGCTTGTGGAATCAACGATTCTCAACAAATATCAACAGGTGTCAACTTTTGAGTGGCTAcaattaattgtaattaaaatatatatatatttttaaaaagaacgtTGAGAGCAGTGCTGGATTAATGATGGTCTAAGGTACTGTctattaaccttttttttttttactcatggTACTGTCTATTAACCAAAGCTCtggtaaaagaaagaaaacaaaaaaggagaaTTAACCACTGCACTACGACAAGGTTTTCAAATTATTGTTtgttcaaaataattatatatattatgatagcGAAAGCCGTTGCTTATTGGGCTTTAGCTCAAGACCAAGTCTGGGTCCGATTGACCTAATTCCATATTGTATTTTAACTAAACAAGGGCCCCCTGAATAATCCTTCTCTGTTCAGGCTGATGCGCGGCGCACTTTATTGTATAGTCGAAATCTGAAGTGTTTTCGGGATTGGTGCTTAGGAAACGCGTAGTCAAACGGTGTCCAAATCCGAAACGGCCGTGATCATGGATGATAAGGAGGCTTTCTGGTGGCTCAGCAACCCCAAGGTACGTCTTCTCGATTTTGCATCTTGTATTCACAATTCGATGACAATTGTTTTTTTCCAGGGTTTTATCTCTTTTAgcttagtttttattttctttggttctctCTAAATAGAGTCGTTTCGTTTGTGGTTTACTACTTCTGGATACAGATCCCGAGATACCGTGTGAAATTCAGAAGAATCAACTATAGACGACCGGATAAGTTGAAGGCTGCTGAGCCTTCATGCAAGGTATGTTCGATCATATTaccctagagtttttttttcttaagtttcaaTTTTTGTCGTTCTTTTACGATTGTTAAAACTGAAAAGTCATCATTAAtcaataataaacttttttgatGCGgcgcttatatatatatatatatatatatatatatctgatgtTTCATTTTGAACATTGGTTGAATATGATCGTATTTCAgacaaacaacaaattaaaaaaccgGAACAATATGTTATATGTTTCTTTCAATCTTGTGTAAGGATCAAAACACGCTAGAGATTGAAGAAAGTTTAGCTCTCGAGGCTGCAGAGGTTGCCAAGGATGACCATGATACCGCATTCATGGATGTTATGACTGGAGGCAAGACCTCGTTTCCTGATGGAGGAGATGACACAGAACATGCAAATGTTGGAGGCAGCTGCTCAGACACGTGCACGGTGGTTTCAACATCAAAAATGGAGTGGTTGAAAAAGTGTGATGGCAACACTAAAGGACCGTCGTACCCGTAGTTCGAGCTCTTAGTCGAGAAAGGGGTGTGACAGGAGTCAGCAGATAAGAGTTTAGGTAAAACCTCCGACGCGCCAAACCCCAGCCCTGTTCTAAAGAAGTTTCTAATTAAGATTTGGTGTTTTCCTTTCCGCATTaaggttttcttgtttttttcctatACTTTTCGGTTTAAGTTTATAAACTTTCCCTAAGATCTCTCTTATGATCAATAAGAAATCAACTTCCAACAAAGAGAAAATTGGACATCTTTCGTTGTATAGATTTATTACATACTTCACGTTGCTGAACAAACGACGTAACAATAAAGAAAGCAGTATCGTTTAGGTGGTGTAATTATTAAGTACCAACATATTCATTACCAAATATCTGaagtaaaataatatagaaGGTGGCCTCACCATGATGTCATTTCTAGTATGATACTATTGACTTCCCAATTTATCACATCTCTAAATTGGGAAGTCAATAGTATCATGCTAGATCAGATACATTGCAAatcatataaaacttttttttttttttcaaaaagtttcaGCATACGAATGTTGCAAATAAGTTAAAGTAGTgaataaaaccaacaaaaaagatTAAGTAGTGAAGCAtcacaaaagaaaactaattgGAAAAGCATCTAAACAACAGATACAGTTACATGCGTAAGATATACTGTAacgttttttattcttttttgaaaTTCATTTAAGATAacgttttagaaaaataatcgACTTTTCTGGCTCTGCTATAAGAAAAGTCAgttgcagttttaaaataaacttaaaaagtcTATTCTATCAAGAGTTCTCCCGTACTTCTTGAccccaacaaaaataaaaaaaaataaagtcattgGTATTTTAGTCACTTAGTCTTGACAAAAACGTATTCTATTAAAATTTGCATTCAACAGAAATTGAATGAGAATAGAGCTAGAGAGGAAATTTCAGTGGATTTggcataatatatataatcagcaaaaagccaaaaactaatcacaatttattttgaaattatagatacgttttttattttattttttattactataGAAATTAAGTTTCAAAAGCTGTtgacaattaaaagaaaaggatagtttagaaaaaaaaaactaaaagaaaaggaaaaaaatatgaagtctCACCTATACAAATTAGGTTTTTGTAAGTAATTTCCATTTACAAAATCTTAGATTACCTATAGTGACAGTAAACAAGTTCAATTCTGGTGGTCTCGATCATGAAAGCGTTCCTGTAATGTTGTTGTAATTTCCATCAGTTAATTGTTCAAATCAAACACCTACAAGTTGAAGAAAagtcaaaatttgtttttcaaagtACGCCTATATGGAAGAGACAGTCAATTTTAGGAATATGATTTTGTCTCTGTATTGgcatttctataaattaaaatcctTGGTAGAGATCAGACgtaagagaaaaacaaaaataacaacaaaaatgaaagaagcACTCTCTGTTATGTGTCTCGTTCTTTTGGTTTCGGCTCTAGAAGCAGCAGTAACGAAACCAAATTCTGAAAACTTCATTGAATGCCTTCGCTCTCGGACTGGTCCGGAGAATCCAATCACCGATGCCATCTTCACCGCCGATAACACCACCACCTTCTTGTCTTCTTACGTGTCATACACTAAAAACAAGAGATTCCCAAGCCCTGTCAACAAAAAACTACTAGCCATCGTAGTGGCGA
Coding sequences within:
- the LOC104741217 gene encoding uncharacterized protein LOC104741217, with product MDDKEAFWWLSNPKIPRYRVKFRRINYRRPDKLKAAEPSCKDQNTLEIEESLALEAAEVAKDDHDTAFMDVMTGGKTSFPDGGDDTEHANVGGSCSDTCTVVSTSKMEWLKKCDGNTKGPSYP